A portion of the Aythya fuligula isolate bAytFul2 chromosome 10, bAytFul2.pri, whole genome shotgun sequence genome contains these proteins:
- the PDHB gene encoding pyruvate dehydrogenase E1 component subunit beta, mitochondrial, whose protein sequence is MAAGRALRLLAPLGCRLPQPRRGLRLSAAAAIQVTVRDALNQALDEELERDERVFLLGEEVAQYDGAYKISRGLWKKYGDKRIIDTPISEMGFTGIAVGAAMAGLRPVCEFMTFNFSMQAIDQVINSAAKTCYMSAGSIPVPIVFRGPNGASAGVAAQHSQCFAAWYGHCPGLKVVSPWSSEDAKGLLKAAIRDDNPVVMLENELLYGVPFEMSEQAQSKDFVVPIGKAKIEREGTHVTLVSHSRPVGHCLEAAAVLAKEGVECEVINLRTIRPMDIETVEASVIKTNHLVTVEGGWPQFGVGAEICARIMEGSAFNYLDAPAVRVTGADVPMPYAKILEDNCIPQVKDIIFAVKKTLNI, encoded by the exons atggcggcgggccGGGCGCTGCGGCTCCTGGCGCCCCTCGGCTGccgcctcccgcagccccgccgcggCCTCCGCctctccgccgccgccgccatccaG GTGACGGTGAGGGACGCCCTGAACCAGGCGCTGGACgaggagctggagagggacGAGCGAGTCTTCctgctgggggaggaggtggccCAGTACGACGGTGCCTACAAG ATCTCCAGGGGGCTGTGGAAGAAGTATGGGGACAAGAGGATCATCGACACGCCGATATCTGAG atGGGCTTCACGGGGATCGCCGTCGGTGCTGCCATG GCAGGGTTGAGGCCGGTGTGCGAGTTCATGACGTTCAACTTCTCCATGCAAGCCATCGATCAGGTCATCAACTCGGCAGCCAAGACGTGCTACATGTCCGCAGGGTCCATCCCCGTGCCCATCGTCTTCCGAGGCCCCAACGGGGCGTCCGCTGGCGTGGCTGCACAGCACTCGCAGTGCTTCGCGGCGTGGTACGGGCACTGCCCAGGACTCAAAGTTGTTAGTCCTTGGAGCTCAGAAGATGCCAAAGGTCTGCTGAAAGCGGCAATCCGGGATGACAATCCAG TTGTGATGCTGGAAAATGAATTGCTGTACGGTGTTCCCTTTGAAATGTCTGAACAGGCACAGTCAAAGGATTTTGTTGTTCCAATTGGAAAAGCCAAAATAGAAAGGGAAG GAACTCATGTTACATTAGTGTCACACTCAAGACCTGTTGGACACTGTTTGGAAGCAGCTGCTGTACTGGCCAAAGAAGGTGTAGAGTGTGAG GTGATAAATCTGCGCACCATTAGACCAATGGATATCGAAACGGTGGAAGCCAGCGTTATCAAGACAAACCACCTTGTAACTGTAGAAGGAGGATGGCCGCAGTTTGGAGTAGGAGCTGAAATCTGTGCCAGGATCATGGAAG GATCTGCCTTTAACTACTTGGATGCTCCAGCTGTGCGTGTTACCGGTGCAGATGTTCCTATGCCTTATGCAAAAATTTTAGAAGATAACTGCATACCTCAAGTGAAAGATATAATAtttgcagtgaagaaaacttTGAATATCTGA